One Branchiostoma floridae strain S238N-H82 chromosome 1, Bfl_VNyyK, whole genome shotgun sequence genomic region harbors:
- the LOC118416188 gene encoding transcriptional regulator Erg-like isoform X7 — MEALQVVGDSDQSLFEGAFQDCSKAGLSVPSSSCAVDSMAGKMSLQEPWMSPDRRAQDCSRSSVDSPLDCSMPRGNERACAGGPAGRVPTSRGEVSHPAGASPSGYSGFGQDRGTPPPNMTIKEKRVIVPADPMMWSPEHVRQWLHWAIKEYNLQGVEPARFDMDGKELCRLQRDDFVRLTNVHNGDVLFAHLLFLRQTPLPNLTSDDVDKALAASPRFQQTGSCVFSYPPTSQAVHGTSRLQRPDPSYECLMRERQAGVTSWSALPSSASDKGYNSSSLHSMNKPAVDTNAHAQMRNMQDPYQLFGPISSRLCQSGSGQIQLWQFLLELLSDAANANCITWEGTNGEFKMTDPDEVARRWGERKSKPNMNYDKLSRALRYYYDKNIMTKVHGKRYAYKFDFHGLAQAVQAANGAAPSPYKFQSDLAYLSGYAHAPKLNFVGGPIPSSSANLFASPSSYWSSTAAANIYQNYGNGMASHPGHTLTSYYS, encoded by the exons ATG GAGGCTCTACAGGTGGTCGGAGACTCGGACCAGTCTCTGTTCGAGGGAGCGTTTCAGGACTGTAGTAAGGCCGGGCTGTCCGTGCCGTCCTCCTCGTGCGCCGTGGACAGCATGGCCGGGAAGATGTCCTTACAGGAGCCGTGGATGTCACCTGACAGGCGCGCCCAGGACTGCAGCCGCAGCTCGGTGGATTCCCCGCTGGACTGCAGCATGCCGCGGGGCAACGAGCGGGCCTGTGCAGGCGGGCCGGCGGGCCGTGTGCCCACCTCGCGGGGAGAGGTCAGCCATCCGGCCGGTGCGTCACCCTCGGGGTATTCTGGCTTCGGCCAGGACAGGGGAACCCCGCCTCCCAACATGACCATCAAGGAGAAGCGTGTCATTGTTCCTGCAG ACCCGATGATGTGGAGCCCCGAGCACGTGCGCCAGTGGCTCCACTGGGCCATCAAGGAGTACAACCTCCAGGGCGTGGAGCCGGCCCGGTTCGACATGGACGGGAAGGAGCTGTGCAGGCTGCAGAGGGACGACTTCGTCAGGCTGACCAACGTGCATAACGGAGACGTGCTCTTCGCACACCTGCTCTTCCTCAGGCAGA CACCTCTCCCCAACCTGACGTCAGACGATGTGGACAAGGCcctggccgcttcaccacgctTCCAGCAGACTG GCTCCTGTGTGTTCTCCTACCCACCCACCTCGCAGGCCGTCCACGGCACGTCCCGGCTACAGAGGCCAG ACCCTTCTTACGAGTGTTTGATGCGGGAGAGACAGGCGGGAGTGACCAGCTGGAGCGCACTGCCGTCCTCTGCGTCTGACAAAG GGTACAACAGTTCTTCACTTCACTCCATGAACaagcctgctgtggacaccaATGCGCATGCCCAGATGAGAAACATGCAAG ACCCGTACCAGTTGTTCGGACCAATCAGCAGTCGTCTCTGTCAGTCAG GTTCAGGCCAGATCCAGCTGTGGCAGTTCCTCCTGGAGCTCTTGTCTGACGCCGCCAACGCCAACTGCATCACCTGGGAGGGAACCAACGGCGAGTTCAAGATGACGGACCCTGACGAGGTGGCGCGGCGCTGGGGGGAGCGCAAGAGCAAACCCAACATGAACTACGACAAGCTCAGCCGCGCACTGCGCTACTACTACGACAAGAACATCATGACCAAAGTGCACGGCAAGAGGTACGCCTACAAGTTTGACTTCCACGGACTGGCCCAGGCCGTGCAGGCGGCTAACGGTGCCGCGCCATCCCCCTACAAGTTCCAGTCGGACCTGGCCTACCTGTCCGGGTACGCACATGCGCCCAAGCTCAACTTCGTGGGAGGGCCCATCCCGTCGTCCTCTGCGAACCTGTTCGCGTCGCCATCTTCCTACTGGTCCTCCACAGCAGCGGCCAACATCTACCAGAACTACGGCAACGGCATGGCCTCACACCCCGGCCACACGCTCACGTCATACTACTCGTAG
- the LOC118416188 gene encoding transcriptional regulator Erg-like isoform X8 — translation MALQVVGDSDQSLFEGAFQDCSKAGLSVPSSSCAVDSMAGKMSLQEPWMSPDRRAQDCSRSSVDSPLDCSMPRGNERACAGGPAGRVPTSRGEVSHPAGASPSGYSGFGQDRGTPPPNMTIKEKRVIVPADPMMWSPEHVRQWLHWAIKEYNLQGVEPARFDMDGKELCRLQRDDFVRLTNVHNGDVLFAHLLFLRQTPLPNLTSDDVDKALAASPRFQQTGSCVFSYPPTSQAVHGTSRLQRPDPSYECLMRERQAGVTSWSALPSSASDKGYNSSSLHSMNKPAVDTNAHAQMRNMQDPYQLFGPISSRLCQSGSGQIQLWQFLLELLSDAANANCITWEGTNGEFKMTDPDEVARRWGERKSKPNMNYDKLSRALRYYYDKNIMTKVHGKRYAYKFDFHGLAQAVQAANGAAPSPYKFQSDLAYLSGYAHAPKLNFVGGPIPSSSANLFASPSSYWSSTAAANIYQNYGNGMASHPGHTLTSYYS, via the exons ATG GCTCTACAGGTGGTCGGAGACTCGGACCAGTCTCTGTTCGAGGGAGCGTTTCAGGACTGTAGTAAGGCCGGGCTGTCCGTGCCGTCCTCCTCGTGCGCCGTGGACAGCATGGCCGGGAAGATGTCCTTACAGGAGCCGTGGATGTCACCTGACAGGCGCGCCCAGGACTGCAGCCGCAGCTCGGTGGATTCCCCGCTGGACTGCAGCATGCCGCGGGGCAACGAGCGGGCCTGTGCAGGCGGGCCGGCGGGCCGTGTGCCCACCTCGCGGGGAGAGGTCAGCCATCCGGCCGGTGCGTCACCCTCGGGGTATTCTGGCTTCGGCCAGGACAGGGGAACCCCGCCTCCCAACATGACCATCAAGGAGAAGCGTGTCATTGTTCCTGCAG ACCCGATGATGTGGAGCCCCGAGCACGTGCGCCAGTGGCTCCACTGGGCCATCAAGGAGTACAACCTCCAGGGCGTGGAGCCGGCCCGGTTCGACATGGACGGGAAGGAGCTGTGCAGGCTGCAGAGGGACGACTTCGTCAGGCTGACCAACGTGCATAACGGAGACGTGCTCTTCGCACACCTGCTCTTCCTCAGGCAGA CACCTCTCCCCAACCTGACGTCAGACGATGTGGACAAGGCcctggccgcttcaccacgctTCCAGCAGACTG GCTCCTGTGTGTTCTCCTACCCACCCACCTCGCAGGCCGTCCACGGCACGTCCCGGCTACAGAGGCCAG ACCCTTCTTACGAGTGTTTGATGCGGGAGAGACAGGCGGGAGTGACCAGCTGGAGCGCACTGCCGTCCTCTGCGTCTGACAAAG GGTACAACAGTTCTTCACTTCACTCCATGAACaagcctgctgtggacaccaATGCGCATGCCCAGATGAGAAACATGCAAG ACCCGTACCAGTTGTTCGGACCAATCAGCAGTCGTCTCTGTCAGTCAG GTTCAGGCCAGATCCAGCTGTGGCAGTTCCTCCTGGAGCTCTTGTCTGACGCCGCCAACGCCAACTGCATCACCTGGGAGGGAACCAACGGCGAGTTCAAGATGACGGACCCTGACGAGGTGGCGCGGCGCTGGGGGGAGCGCAAGAGCAAACCCAACATGAACTACGACAAGCTCAGCCGCGCACTGCGCTACTACTACGACAAGAACATCATGACCAAAGTGCACGGCAAGAGGTACGCCTACAAGTTTGACTTCCACGGACTGGCCCAGGCCGTGCAGGCGGCTAACGGTGCCGCGCCATCCCCCTACAAGTTCCAGTCGGACCTGGCCTACCTGTCCGGGTACGCACATGCGCCCAAGCTCAACTTCGTGGGAGGGCCCATCCCGTCGTCCTCTGCGAACCTGTTCGCGTCGCCATCTTCCTACTGGTCCTCCACAGCAGCGGCCAACATCTACCAGAACTACGGCAACGGCATGGCCTCACACCCCGGCCACACGCTCACGTCATACTACTCGTAG
- the LOC118416188 gene encoding transcriptional regulator Erg-like isoform X1 has product MAVMCGARPLPTTPSPSYTGRAFIVLETLEEALQVVGDSDQSLFEGAFQDCSKAGLSVPSSSCAVDSMAGKMSLQEPWMSPDRRAQDCSRSSVDSPLDCSMPRGNERACAGGPAGRVPTSRGEVSHPAGASPSGYSGFGQDRGTPPPNMTIKEKRVIVPADPMMWSPEHVRQWLHWAIKEYNLQGVEPARFDMDGKELCRLQRDDFVRLTNVHNGDVLFAHLLFLRQTPLPNLTSDDVDKALAASPRFQQTGSCVFSYPPTSQAVHGTSRLQRPDPSYECLMRERQAGVTSWSALPSSASDKGYNSSSLHSMNKPAVDTNAHAQMRNMQDPYQLFGPISSRLCQSGSGQIQLWQFLLELLSDAANANCITWEGTNGEFKMTDPDEVARRWGERKSKPNMNYDKLSRALRYYYDKNIMTKVHGKRYAYKFDFHGLAQAVQAANGAAPSPYKFQSDLAYLSGYAHAPKLNFVGGPIPSSSANLFASPSSYWSSTAAANIYQNYGNGMASHPGHTLTSYYS; this is encoded by the exons ATGGCTGTAATGTGCGGTGCCCGACCGTTGCCCACTACACCTTCCCCTTCCTATACAGGAAGAGCCTTCATTGTCTTGGAAACCTTAGAG GAGGCTCTACAGGTGGTCGGAGACTCGGACCAGTCTCTGTTCGAGGGAGCGTTTCAGGACTGTAGTAAGGCCGGGCTGTCCGTGCCGTCCTCCTCGTGCGCCGTGGACAGCATGGCCGGGAAGATGTCCTTACAGGAGCCGTGGATGTCACCTGACAGGCGCGCCCAGGACTGCAGCCGCAGCTCGGTGGATTCCCCGCTGGACTGCAGCATGCCGCGGGGCAACGAGCGGGCCTGTGCAGGCGGGCCGGCGGGCCGTGTGCCCACCTCGCGGGGAGAGGTCAGCCATCCGGCCGGTGCGTCACCCTCGGGGTATTCTGGCTTCGGCCAGGACAGGGGAACCCCGCCTCCCAACATGACCATCAAGGAGAAGCGTGTCATTGTTCCTGCAG ACCCGATGATGTGGAGCCCCGAGCACGTGCGCCAGTGGCTCCACTGGGCCATCAAGGAGTACAACCTCCAGGGCGTGGAGCCGGCCCGGTTCGACATGGACGGGAAGGAGCTGTGCAGGCTGCAGAGGGACGACTTCGTCAGGCTGACCAACGTGCATAACGGAGACGTGCTCTTCGCACACCTGCTCTTCCTCAGGCAGA CACCTCTCCCCAACCTGACGTCAGACGATGTGGACAAGGCcctggccgcttcaccacgctTCCAGCAGACTG GCTCCTGTGTGTTCTCCTACCCACCCACCTCGCAGGCCGTCCACGGCACGTCCCGGCTACAGAGGCCAG ACCCTTCTTACGAGTGTTTGATGCGGGAGAGACAGGCGGGAGTGACCAGCTGGAGCGCACTGCCGTCCTCTGCGTCTGACAAAG GGTACAACAGTTCTTCACTTCACTCCATGAACaagcctgctgtggacaccaATGCGCATGCCCAGATGAGAAACATGCAAG ACCCGTACCAGTTGTTCGGACCAATCAGCAGTCGTCTCTGTCAGTCAG GTTCAGGCCAGATCCAGCTGTGGCAGTTCCTCCTGGAGCTCTTGTCTGACGCCGCCAACGCCAACTGCATCACCTGGGAGGGAACCAACGGCGAGTTCAAGATGACGGACCCTGACGAGGTGGCGCGGCGCTGGGGGGAGCGCAAGAGCAAACCCAACATGAACTACGACAAGCTCAGCCGCGCACTGCGCTACTACTACGACAAGAACATCATGACCAAAGTGCACGGCAAGAGGTACGCCTACAAGTTTGACTTCCACGGACTGGCCCAGGCCGTGCAGGCGGCTAACGGTGCCGCGCCATCCCCCTACAAGTTCCAGTCGGACCTGGCCTACCTGTCCGGGTACGCACATGCGCCCAAGCTCAACTTCGTGGGAGGGCCCATCCCGTCGTCCTCTGCGAACCTGTTCGCGTCGCCATCTTCCTACTGGTCCTCCACAGCAGCGGCCAACATCTACCAGAACTACGGCAACGGCATGGCCTCACACCCCGGCCACACGCTCACGTCATACTACTCGTAG
- the LOC118416188 gene encoding transcriptional regulator Erg-like isoform X2: MAVMCGARPLPTTPSPSYTGRAFIVLETLEALQVVGDSDQSLFEGAFQDCSKAGLSVPSSSCAVDSMAGKMSLQEPWMSPDRRAQDCSRSSVDSPLDCSMPRGNERACAGGPAGRVPTSRGEVSHPAGASPSGYSGFGQDRGTPPPNMTIKEKRVIVPADPMMWSPEHVRQWLHWAIKEYNLQGVEPARFDMDGKELCRLQRDDFVRLTNVHNGDVLFAHLLFLRQTPLPNLTSDDVDKALAASPRFQQTGSCVFSYPPTSQAVHGTSRLQRPDPSYECLMRERQAGVTSWSALPSSASDKGYNSSSLHSMNKPAVDTNAHAQMRNMQDPYQLFGPISSRLCQSGSGQIQLWQFLLELLSDAANANCITWEGTNGEFKMTDPDEVARRWGERKSKPNMNYDKLSRALRYYYDKNIMTKVHGKRYAYKFDFHGLAQAVQAANGAAPSPYKFQSDLAYLSGYAHAPKLNFVGGPIPSSSANLFASPSSYWSSTAAANIYQNYGNGMASHPGHTLTSYYS; the protein is encoded by the exons ATGGCTGTAATGTGCGGTGCCCGACCGTTGCCCACTACACCTTCCCCTTCCTATACAGGAAGAGCCTTCATTGTCTTGGAAACCTTAGAG GCTCTACAGGTGGTCGGAGACTCGGACCAGTCTCTGTTCGAGGGAGCGTTTCAGGACTGTAGTAAGGCCGGGCTGTCCGTGCCGTCCTCCTCGTGCGCCGTGGACAGCATGGCCGGGAAGATGTCCTTACAGGAGCCGTGGATGTCACCTGACAGGCGCGCCCAGGACTGCAGCCGCAGCTCGGTGGATTCCCCGCTGGACTGCAGCATGCCGCGGGGCAACGAGCGGGCCTGTGCAGGCGGGCCGGCGGGCCGTGTGCCCACCTCGCGGGGAGAGGTCAGCCATCCGGCCGGTGCGTCACCCTCGGGGTATTCTGGCTTCGGCCAGGACAGGGGAACCCCGCCTCCCAACATGACCATCAAGGAGAAGCGTGTCATTGTTCCTGCAG ACCCGATGATGTGGAGCCCCGAGCACGTGCGCCAGTGGCTCCACTGGGCCATCAAGGAGTACAACCTCCAGGGCGTGGAGCCGGCCCGGTTCGACATGGACGGGAAGGAGCTGTGCAGGCTGCAGAGGGACGACTTCGTCAGGCTGACCAACGTGCATAACGGAGACGTGCTCTTCGCACACCTGCTCTTCCTCAGGCAGA CACCTCTCCCCAACCTGACGTCAGACGATGTGGACAAGGCcctggccgcttcaccacgctTCCAGCAGACTG GCTCCTGTGTGTTCTCCTACCCACCCACCTCGCAGGCCGTCCACGGCACGTCCCGGCTACAGAGGCCAG ACCCTTCTTACGAGTGTTTGATGCGGGAGAGACAGGCGGGAGTGACCAGCTGGAGCGCACTGCCGTCCTCTGCGTCTGACAAAG GGTACAACAGTTCTTCACTTCACTCCATGAACaagcctgctgtggacaccaATGCGCATGCCCAGATGAGAAACATGCAAG ACCCGTACCAGTTGTTCGGACCAATCAGCAGTCGTCTCTGTCAGTCAG GTTCAGGCCAGATCCAGCTGTGGCAGTTCCTCCTGGAGCTCTTGTCTGACGCCGCCAACGCCAACTGCATCACCTGGGAGGGAACCAACGGCGAGTTCAAGATGACGGACCCTGACGAGGTGGCGCGGCGCTGGGGGGAGCGCAAGAGCAAACCCAACATGAACTACGACAAGCTCAGCCGCGCACTGCGCTACTACTACGACAAGAACATCATGACCAAAGTGCACGGCAAGAGGTACGCCTACAAGTTTGACTTCCACGGACTGGCCCAGGCCGTGCAGGCGGCTAACGGTGCCGCGCCATCCCCCTACAAGTTCCAGTCGGACCTGGCCTACCTGTCCGGGTACGCACATGCGCCCAAGCTCAACTTCGTGGGAGGGCCCATCCCGTCGTCCTCTGCGAACCTGTTCGCGTCGCCATCTTCCTACTGGTCCTCCACAGCAGCGGCCAACATCTACCAGAACTACGGCAACGGCATGGCCTCACACCCCGGCCACACGCTCACGTCATACTACTCGTAG
- the LOC118416188 gene encoding transcriptional regulator Erg-like isoform X4 → MYQTTSQTVPDTSSFVKEALQVVGDSDQSLFEGAFQDCSKAGLSVPSSSCAVDSMAGKMSLQEPWMSPDRRAQDCSRSSVDSPLDCSMPRGNERACAGGPAGRVPTSRGEVSHPAGASPSGYSGFGQDRGTPPPNMTIKEKRVIVPADPMMWSPEHVRQWLHWAIKEYNLQGVEPARFDMDGKELCRLQRDDFVRLTNVHNGDVLFAHLLFLRQTPLPNLTSDDVDKALAASPRFQQTGSCVFSYPPTSQAVHGTSRLQRPDPSYECLMRERQAGVTSWSALPSSASDKGYNSSSLHSMNKPAVDTNAHAQMRNMQDPYQLFGPISSRLCQSGSGQIQLWQFLLELLSDAANANCITWEGTNGEFKMTDPDEVARRWGERKSKPNMNYDKLSRALRYYYDKNIMTKVHGKRYAYKFDFHGLAQAVQAANGAAPSPYKFQSDLAYLSGYAHAPKLNFVGGPIPSSSANLFASPSSYWSSTAAANIYQNYGNGMASHPGHTLTSYYS, encoded by the exons GAGGCTCTACAGGTGGTCGGAGACTCGGACCAGTCTCTGTTCGAGGGAGCGTTTCAGGACTGTAGTAAGGCCGGGCTGTCCGTGCCGTCCTCCTCGTGCGCCGTGGACAGCATGGCCGGGAAGATGTCCTTACAGGAGCCGTGGATGTCACCTGACAGGCGCGCCCAGGACTGCAGCCGCAGCTCGGTGGATTCCCCGCTGGACTGCAGCATGCCGCGGGGCAACGAGCGGGCCTGTGCAGGCGGGCCGGCGGGCCGTGTGCCCACCTCGCGGGGAGAGGTCAGCCATCCGGCCGGTGCGTCACCCTCGGGGTATTCTGGCTTCGGCCAGGACAGGGGAACCCCGCCTCCCAACATGACCATCAAGGAGAAGCGTGTCATTGTTCCTGCAG ACCCGATGATGTGGAGCCCCGAGCACGTGCGCCAGTGGCTCCACTGGGCCATCAAGGAGTACAACCTCCAGGGCGTGGAGCCGGCCCGGTTCGACATGGACGGGAAGGAGCTGTGCAGGCTGCAGAGGGACGACTTCGTCAGGCTGACCAACGTGCATAACGGAGACGTGCTCTTCGCACACCTGCTCTTCCTCAGGCAGA CACCTCTCCCCAACCTGACGTCAGACGATGTGGACAAGGCcctggccgcttcaccacgctTCCAGCAGACTG GCTCCTGTGTGTTCTCCTACCCACCCACCTCGCAGGCCGTCCACGGCACGTCCCGGCTACAGAGGCCAG ACCCTTCTTACGAGTGTTTGATGCGGGAGAGACAGGCGGGAGTGACCAGCTGGAGCGCACTGCCGTCCTCTGCGTCTGACAAAG GGTACAACAGTTCTTCACTTCACTCCATGAACaagcctgctgtggacaccaATGCGCATGCCCAGATGAGAAACATGCAAG ACCCGTACCAGTTGTTCGGACCAATCAGCAGTCGTCTCTGTCAGTCAG GTTCAGGCCAGATCCAGCTGTGGCAGTTCCTCCTGGAGCTCTTGTCTGACGCCGCCAACGCCAACTGCATCACCTGGGAGGGAACCAACGGCGAGTTCAAGATGACGGACCCTGACGAGGTGGCGCGGCGCTGGGGGGAGCGCAAGAGCAAACCCAACATGAACTACGACAAGCTCAGCCGCGCACTGCGCTACTACTACGACAAGAACATCATGACCAAAGTGCACGGCAAGAGGTACGCCTACAAGTTTGACTTCCACGGACTGGCCCAGGCCGTGCAGGCGGCTAACGGTGCCGCGCCATCCCCCTACAAGTTCCAGTCGGACCTGGCCTACCTGTCCGGGTACGCACATGCGCCCAAGCTCAACTTCGTGGGAGGGCCCATCCCGTCGTCCTCTGCGAACCTGTTCGCGTCGCCATCTTCCTACTGGTCCTCCACAGCAGCGGCCAACATCTACCAGAACTACGGCAACGGCATGGCCTCACACCCCGGCCACACGCTCACGTCATACTACTCGTAG
- the LOC118416188 gene encoding transcriptional regulator Erg-like isoform X6, producing the protein MSLSAFSPWDLEALQVVGDSDQSLFEGAFQDCSKAGLSVPSSSCAVDSMAGKMSLQEPWMSPDRRAQDCSRSSVDSPLDCSMPRGNERACAGGPAGRVPTSRGEVSHPAGASPSGYSGFGQDRGTPPPNMTIKEKRVIVPADPMMWSPEHVRQWLHWAIKEYNLQGVEPARFDMDGKELCRLQRDDFVRLTNVHNGDVLFAHLLFLRQTPLPNLTSDDVDKALAASPRFQQTGSCVFSYPPTSQAVHGTSRLQRPDPSYECLMRERQAGVTSWSALPSSASDKGYNSSSLHSMNKPAVDTNAHAQMRNMQDPYQLFGPISSRLCQSGSGQIQLWQFLLELLSDAANANCITWEGTNGEFKMTDPDEVARRWGERKSKPNMNYDKLSRALRYYYDKNIMTKVHGKRYAYKFDFHGLAQAVQAANGAAPSPYKFQSDLAYLSGYAHAPKLNFVGGPIPSSSANLFASPSSYWSSTAAANIYQNYGNGMASHPGHTLTSYYS; encoded by the exons GAGGCTCTACAGGTGGTCGGAGACTCGGACCAGTCTCTGTTCGAGGGAGCGTTTCAGGACTGTAGTAAGGCCGGGCTGTCCGTGCCGTCCTCCTCGTGCGCCGTGGACAGCATGGCCGGGAAGATGTCCTTACAGGAGCCGTGGATGTCACCTGACAGGCGCGCCCAGGACTGCAGCCGCAGCTCGGTGGATTCCCCGCTGGACTGCAGCATGCCGCGGGGCAACGAGCGGGCCTGTGCAGGCGGGCCGGCGGGCCGTGTGCCCACCTCGCGGGGAGAGGTCAGCCATCCGGCCGGTGCGTCACCCTCGGGGTATTCTGGCTTCGGCCAGGACAGGGGAACCCCGCCTCCCAACATGACCATCAAGGAGAAGCGTGTCATTGTTCCTGCAG ACCCGATGATGTGGAGCCCCGAGCACGTGCGCCAGTGGCTCCACTGGGCCATCAAGGAGTACAACCTCCAGGGCGTGGAGCCGGCCCGGTTCGACATGGACGGGAAGGAGCTGTGCAGGCTGCAGAGGGACGACTTCGTCAGGCTGACCAACGTGCATAACGGAGACGTGCTCTTCGCACACCTGCTCTTCCTCAGGCAGA CACCTCTCCCCAACCTGACGTCAGACGATGTGGACAAGGCcctggccgcttcaccacgctTCCAGCAGACTG GCTCCTGTGTGTTCTCCTACCCACCCACCTCGCAGGCCGTCCACGGCACGTCCCGGCTACAGAGGCCAG ACCCTTCTTACGAGTGTTTGATGCGGGAGAGACAGGCGGGAGTGACCAGCTGGAGCGCACTGCCGTCCTCTGCGTCTGACAAAG GGTACAACAGTTCTTCACTTCACTCCATGAACaagcctgctgtggacaccaATGCGCATGCCCAGATGAGAAACATGCAAG ACCCGTACCAGTTGTTCGGACCAATCAGCAGTCGTCTCTGTCAGTCAG GTTCAGGCCAGATCCAGCTGTGGCAGTTCCTCCTGGAGCTCTTGTCTGACGCCGCCAACGCCAACTGCATCACCTGGGAGGGAACCAACGGCGAGTTCAAGATGACGGACCCTGACGAGGTGGCGCGGCGCTGGGGGGAGCGCAAGAGCAAACCCAACATGAACTACGACAAGCTCAGCCGCGCACTGCGCTACTACTACGACAAGAACATCATGACCAAAGTGCACGGCAAGAGGTACGCCTACAAGTTTGACTTCCACGGACTGGCCCAGGCCGTGCAGGCGGCTAACGGTGCCGCGCCATCCCCCTACAAGTTCCAGTCGGACCTGGCCTACCTGTCCGGGTACGCACATGCGCCCAAGCTCAACTTCGTGGGAGGGCCCATCCCGTCGTCCTCTGCGAACCTGTTCGCGTCGCCATCTTCCTACTGGTCCTCCACAGCAGCGGCCAACATCTACCAGAACTACGGCAACGGCATGGCCTCACACCCCGGCCACACGCTCACGTCATACTACTCGTAG
- the LOC118416188 gene encoding transcriptional regulator Erg-like isoform X3 — protein MHALFHLSLLNMPCVFWSLAQQTFYRQEALQVVGDSDQSLFEGAFQDCSKAGLSVPSSSCAVDSMAGKMSLQEPWMSPDRRAQDCSRSSVDSPLDCSMPRGNERACAGGPAGRVPTSRGEVSHPAGASPSGYSGFGQDRGTPPPNMTIKEKRVIVPADPMMWSPEHVRQWLHWAIKEYNLQGVEPARFDMDGKELCRLQRDDFVRLTNVHNGDVLFAHLLFLRQTPLPNLTSDDVDKALAASPRFQQTGSCVFSYPPTSQAVHGTSRLQRPDPSYECLMRERQAGVTSWSALPSSASDKGYNSSSLHSMNKPAVDTNAHAQMRNMQDPYQLFGPISSRLCQSGSGQIQLWQFLLELLSDAANANCITWEGTNGEFKMTDPDEVARRWGERKSKPNMNYDKLSRALRYYYDKNIMTKVHGKRYAYKFDFHGLAQAVQAANGAAPSPYKFQSDLAYLSGYAHAPKLNFVGGPIPSSSANLFASPSSYWSSTAAANIYQNYGNGMASHPGHTLTSYYS, from the exons GAGGCTCTACAGGTGGTCGGAGACTCGGACCAGTCTCTGTTCGAGGGAGCGTTTCAGGACTGTAGTAAGGCCGGGCTGTCCGTGCCGTCCTCCTCGTGCGCCGTGGACAGCATGGCCGGGAAGATGTCCTTACAGGAGCCGTGGATGTCACCTGACAGGCGCGCCCAGGACTGCAGCCGCAGCTCGGTGGATTCCCCGCTGGACTGCAGCATGCCGCGGGGCAACGAGCGGGCCTGTGCAGGCGGGCCGGCGGGCCGTGTGCCCACCTCGCGGGGAGAGGTCAGCCATCCGGCCGGTGCGTCACCCTCGGGGTATTCTGGCTTCGGCCAGGACAGGGGAACCCCGCCTCCCAACATGACCATCAAGGAGAAGCGTGTCATTGTTCCTGCAG ACCCGATGATGTGGAGCCCCGAGCACGTGCGCCAGTGGCTCCACTGGGCCATCAAGGAGTACAACCTCCAGGGCGTGGAGCCGGCCCGGTTCGACATGGACGGGAAGGAGCTGTGCAGGCTGCAGAGGGACGACTTCGTCAGGCTGACCAACGTGCATAACGGAGACGTGCTCTTCGCACACCTGCTCTTCCTCAGGCAGA CACCTCTCCCCAACCTGACGTCAGACGATGTGGACAAGGCcctggccgcttcaccacgctTCCAGCAGACTG GCTCCTGTGTGTTCTCCTACCCACCCACCTCGCAGGCCGTCCACGGCACGTCCCGGCTACAGAGGCCAG ACCCTTCTTACGAGTGTTTGATGCGGGAGAGACAGGCGGGAGTGACCAGCTGGAGCGCACTGCCGTCCTCTGCGTCTGACAAAG GGTACAACAGTTCTTCACTTCACTCCATGAACaagcctgctgtggacaccaATGCGCATGCCCAGATGAGAAACATGCAAG ACCCGTACCAGTTGTTCGGACCAATCAGCAGTCGTCTCTGTCAGTCAG GTTCAGGCCAGATCCAGCTGTGGCAGTTCCTCCTGGAGCTCTTGTCTGACGCCGCCAACGCCAACTGCATCACCTGGGAGGGAACCAACGGCGAGTTCAAGATGACGGACCCTGACGAGGTGGCGCGGCGCTGGGGGGAGCGCAAGAGCAAACCCAACATGAACTACGACAAGCTCAGCCGCGCACTGCGCTACTACTACGACAAGAACATCATGACCAAAGTGCACGGCAAGAGGTACGCCTACAAGTTTGACTTCCACGGACTGGCCCAGGCCGTGCAGGCGGCTAACGGTGCCGCGCCATCCCCCTACAAGTTCCAGTCGGACCTGGCCTACCTGTCCGGGTACGCACATGCGCCCAAGCTCAACTTCGTGGGAGGGCCCATCCCGTCGTCCTCTGCGAACCTGTTCGCGTCGCCATCTTCCTACTGGTCCTCCACAGCAGCGGCCAACATCTACCAGAACTACGGCAACGGCATGGCCTCACACCCCGGCCACACGCTCACGTCATACTACTCGTAG